A window of the Natronospira proteinivora genome harbors these coding sequences:
- the gspF gene encoding type II secretion system inner membrane protein GspF, whose protein sequence is MGAFEYTALDPQGKQKKGVLEGDTARHIRQQLREQRLTPLDVAEVAGGKPKGRDGKSQYTRPAVRFGRGINAGDLALLTRQLATLIRSGLPLEEAVSAVAEQSEKPRVKSILMAVRSRVMEGHSLADGLAEFPQAFPEIYRSTVAAGEQSGHLDSVLGRLAEYTESRQKLHQKLSQAMVYPIVLTVVAALIVVGLLVHVVPQVVEVFEDTGQELPQLTQIMINSSDFLQENGIWLILILGAAYYIGQRILQREGPKRKYHRFLLTLPLIGRITRGFNTARFARTLSILAGSGVPVLDSMRISGEVVSNLPMRDAIAEATNRVREGAPIGRSLQASRLFPPMTIHLIRSGETSGELEEMLERAASNQEWEMESLTSTLMSLLQPILIMVMAVIVLMIVLALMMPILDLNRMVA, encoded by the coding sequence ATGGGCGCCTTTGAATACACCGCGCTTGACCCCCAGGGCAAACAGAAAAAAGGTGTGCTGGAAGGCGATACCGCCCGCCATATCCGCCAACAGCTGCGAGAACAGCGCCTGACTCCTCTGGATGTGGCGGAGGTGGCCGGCGGTAAGCCCAAAGGCCGCGATGGCAAATCGCAATACACGCGGCCGGCGGTTCGATTCGGACGGGGCATCAACGCCGGGGACCTGGCCCTGCTGACCCGGCAGCTGGCCACATTGATTCGCTCCGGCCTGCCCCTGGAAGAAGCCGTCAGCGCGGTGGCCGAGCAATCGGAAAAACCTCGGGTCAAGAGTATCCTCATGGCCGTCCGATCTCGCGTCATGGAAGGCCATAGCCTGGCGGATGGTTTGGCCGAATTCCCCCAGGCTTTTCCTGAAATCTACCGTTCCACGGTGGCTGCGGGGGAACAGTCCGGTCACCTGGACAGTGTTCTTGGGCGGCTGGCGGAATATACCGAGAGCCGCCAGAAACTGCACCAGAAATTGTCCCAGGCCATGGTCTACCCCATTGTACTCACCGTGGTCGCAGCACTGATCGTGGTGGGCCTCCTGGTTCATGTGGTGCCCCAGGTGGTTGAGGTCTTCGAAGACACCGGACAGGAACTACCCCAGCTCACCCAGATCATGATCAACAGCAGTGACTTTCTCCAGGAGAACGGTATCTGGCTGATTCTCATACTGGGGGCGGCTTACTACATTGGTCAGCGGATCCTTCAACGGGAAGGACCAAAACGAAAATACCACCGTTTCCTGCTGACCCTGCCGCTGATCGGTCGTATCACCCGCGGCTTCAACACCGCCCGATTCGCCCGCACCTTGAGCATTCTCGCCGGCAGTGGTGTCCCAGTGCTGGATTCCATGCGCATTTCCGGCGAGGTAGTCAGCAATCTACCCATGCGCGATGCCATCGCCGAAGCCACCAACCGAGTCAGGGAGGGGGCTCCCATTGGCCGCTCCCTGCAGGCCAGTCGCCTGTTCCCACCCATGACCATCCACTTGATACGCAGTGGCGAAACCTCGGGGGAACTGGAGGAGATGCTGGAACGGGCCGCCAGTAACCAGGAATGGGAAATGGAATCCCTGACTAGCACCCTTATGTCGCTGCTTCAGCCCATTCTGATCATGGTAATGGCCGTGATTGTGCTGATGATTGTCCTGGCCCTGATGATGCCCATTCTGGATCTCAATCGCATGGTCGCCTGA
- the gspE gene encoding type II secretion system ATPase GspE, with the protein MASSNPLNEETDRLASQFEGGEASVSGSDDGEMMSEADDHRRLPFAFARRHGVLLGETLDDGRTELICRPNLSPASLAEVRRFAGVGLALRKVSGEEFDQILQQAYEDANSATQMMEGLEDDVDLNSVALSLPEPEDLLEADDDAPIIRLINALLTEAVKESASDIHIEPFENRLVVRFRVDGVLREALTSKRAVAPLLVSRVKVMAKLDIAEKRIPQDGRISLRVAGRAVDVRVSTLPSGHGERVVLRLLDKQAGRLNLDHLGMESKAQALMDELIHKPHGIILVTGPTGSGKTTTLYASLTRLNETSRNIMTVEDPIEYYLDGIGQTQVSTKVDMTFARGLRAILRQDPDVVMVGEIRDLETAEIAVQASLTGHLVLSTLHTNTAVGAVARLRDMGVEPFLLSSSLLGLAAQRLVRKLCPECKTGYQPEQREREMLGFPANEPLTLYKPQGCEACNHAGYRGRMGIYELVPVDDRMRTMIHDGSAEQDLEAYARKLSPSIRDDGRRKILAGETTIEEVVRVTRED; encoded by the coding sequence ATGGCGAGCAGTAACCCATTAAACGAGGAAACCGATCGCCTGGCCAGCCAATTCGAGGGTGGTGAGGCATCGGTTTCAGGCAGTGATGACGGCGAAATGATGAGTGAGGCAGACGACCATCGTCGCCTGCCCTTTGCCTTTGCCCGCCGCCACGGGGTATTGCTTGGTGAAACGCTGGATGACGGCCGTACCGAGCTGATCTGCCGGCCTAATTTGAGCCCGGCTTCCCTGGCTGAAGTGCGCCGCTTCGCGGGTGTTGGCCTGGCCCTGCGCAAGGTCTCGGGAGAGGAATTCGACCAGATCCTTCAGCAAGCCTACGAAGACGCCAACTCGGCCACCCAGATGATGGAGGGCCTGGAAGACGACGTGGACCTTAACAGCGTCGCCCTGTCCCTACCGGAACCCGAGGATCTATTGGAGGCGGATGATGATGCCCCTATCATCCGCCTGATCAACGCACTACTCACCGAAGCGGTCAAGGAAAGCGCCTCGGATATTCACATTGAACCCTTCGAAAACCGCCTGGTTGTCCGATTCCGGGTGGACGGGGTTCTGCGTGAGGCACTCACCTCAAAACGGGCGGTGGCACCCCTTCTGGTATCCCGGGTCAAGGTGATGGCCAAGCTGGACATTGCCGAGAAACGGATTCCCCAGGATGGCCGAATCTCCCTGCGGGTGGCTGGTCGCGCCGTGGATGTGCGTGTGTCCACCCTGCCCTCCGGACACGGGGAGCGAGTGGTGCTGCGCTTGCTGGACAAGCAGGCAGGCCGGCTGAACCTGGACCACCTGGGCATGGAATCCAAGGCCCAGGCATTGATGGACGAGCTCATCCACAAACCCCATGGGATTATCCTGGTTACCGGGCCCACCGGCTCGGGTAAAACCACAACCCTCTACGCCAGTCTTACCCGGCTCAACGAGACCAGTCGAAACATCATGACGGTGGAGGATCCCATTGAGTATTACCTGGATGGTATTGGCCAGACCCAGGTGAGTACCAAGGTGGACATGACCTTTGCCCGTGGACTTCGCGCCATTCTGCGTCAGGATCCGGATGTAGTGATGGTAGGTGAGATTCGTGACCTTGAAACCGCCGAGATTGCGGTCCAGGCCAGTCTTACCGGTCACCTGGTACTCTCCACCCTGCACACCAATACCGCGGTCGGTGCAGTGGCCAGGCTTCGGGACATGGGTGTGGAACCCTTTCTGCTCTCATCTTCCTTGCTGGGTCTCGCGGCCCAACGCCTGGTGCGAAAGCTCTGCCCCGAGTGCAAAACCGGTTACCAGCCGGAACAGCGGGAACGGGAGATGCTGGGCTTTCCGGCCAACGAGCCCCTGACACTTTACAAACCCCAGGGCTGTGAAGCCTGCAACCATGCCGGCTACCGTGGCCGGATGGGTATCTATGAGCTGGTACCCGTCGATGATCGCATGCGTACCATGATCCATGACGGCAGCGCCGAGCAAGACCTGGAAGCCTACGCCCGCAAGCTGAGCCCCAGCATTCGGGATGACGGTCGTCGCAAGATTCTGGCCGGGGAAACCACCATCGAAGAAGTTGTTCGGGTAACACGGGAAGACTGA
- the gspD gene encoding type II secretion system secretin GspD — MTDKATFHCSSFSARSLGVALLLLLSMSLAWAEEVTLNYKEADIREVANSISEVTGRNFIVDPRVKGRITVTSSRAIPPEAVYDTFLSILQVHGFAAMESGNTVKIVPSSDARQMPGGELSLSDGEFSDEIETRVIELEHVPAAQLVPILRPLVPQHSHLAAVNVSNMIVIADRRANIERVRQLINRIDRAKDDEIEVIRLEHASANEVVRVLSSMERRDRGDGSAPLSLVADERSNSVLLGGASSDRLRMRALISHLDTPMEEGGNSKVHYLHYSDATTMADVLRSHVEDGASERDEDRVSIVADEGTNSLVLTAPPRQMREITSVIEKLDIRRAQVLVEAIIVEVSEDRTGELGVTWAAMDEDGSNPFGLTRFPQSGADIGTIGGAAAAGASEQALQSMGDGLVFGLGRTRAGGLDFAALFRALAGDSKTNILSTPTLLTMDNEEAEITVGQQVPFLTGSYSNVGGGGQRGDQRDGQQPGGGAGMVNPFQTIQREDVGITLKITPRINEGDAVFLDIEQEVSSIAGGVSGAADLITNRRAINTRVIVEDGEVIVLGGLIDEQLREQEQRVPILGSIPVLGNLFKSTSTDSEKRNLMVFLKPMILRGPDDARHYTEAKYTRMRDLQEGDTDRVPRVHGVERPRLEPLEQFRRTPHHDDEGRTRGRAPHLDLEDEDEAGNGEQ, encoded by the coding sequence ATGACTGACAAGGCGACATTCCATTGTTCATCGTTTTCCGCTCGTAGTCTAGGCGTGGCATTACTCCTGCTGTTGAGCATGTCTCTCGCTTGGGCCGAAGAGGTCACCCTCAACTACAAGGAAGCGGATATCCGGGAGGTGGCCAATTCCATTTCCGAGGTCACGGGTCGCAACTTCATCGTTGACCCCCGGGTGAAGGGACGAATTACCGTCACCTCGTCACGAGCGATTCCCCCGGAAGCGGTCTACGATACTTTCCTGTCCATTCTTCAGGTACATGGCTTCGCCGCCATGGAAAGCGGCAATACCGTCAAGATCGTCCCTTCCTCCGATGCCCGCCAGATGCCGGGTGGAGAACTGAGCCTGTCCGACGGCGAGTTCAGTGACGAGATCGAGACCCGGGTCATCGAGCTCGAACATGTGCCGGCAGCTCAGCTGGTCCCCATTCTCCGACCACTGGTACCCCAGCATTCACACTTGGCGGCTGTCAATGTGTCCAATATGATTGTGATCGCGGACCGGCGCGCCAATATTGAAAGGGTTCGTCAGCTGATTAACCGCATTGACCGAGCCAAGGACGATGAAATCGAGGTCATCCGTCTGGAACACGCCTCCGCCAATGAAGTGGTTCGGGTCCTGAGCTCCATGGAACGTCGGGACCGGGGTGATGGCAGTGCCCCGCTGAGCCTGGTGGCGGATGAACGCAGCAACAGCGTGTTGCTGGGGGGGGCCAGCTCGGACCGCCTGCGCATGCGGGCCCTGATTTCCCATCTCGACACCCCCATGGAGGAAGGCGGAAACTCCAAGGTCCATTACCTGCATTACTCCGATGCCACCACCATGGCAGATGTCTTGCGCAGCCATGTGGAGGATGGGGCCAGCGAACGGGATGAGGACCGCGTCAGCATCGTCGCCGATGAAGGCACCAACTCCCTGGTCCTCACCGCACCGCCGCGACAGATGCGGGAAATCACCTCGGTGATCGAAAAGCTGGATATCCGCCGGGCTCAGGTACTGGTGGAAGCCATCATCGTGGAAGTCAGTGAAGACCGGACCGGTGAGTTGGGCGTGACCTGGGCAGCCATGGATGAGGATGGTTCCAATCCCTTCGGCCTGACCCGCTTCCCCCAGTCCGGTGCCGATATCGGCACCATCGGTGGCGCGGCTGCCGCCGGGGCCTCTGAGCAGGCCCTCCAGTCCATGGGTGACGGGCTGGTCTTTGGCCTGGGCCGCACCCGTGCCGGCGGCCTGGACTTCGCCGCCTTGTTTCGAGCCCTGGCGGGTGATTCCAAGACCAATATCCTCTCCACCCCGACACTGCTCACTATGGACAATGAAGAGGCGGAAATCACCGTTGGTCAGCAGGTCCCCTTCCTGACCGGTAGCTACTCCAATGTGGGTGGTGGCGGCCAACGGGGTGACCAGCGCGATGGACAGCAGCCTGGCGGTGGAGCTGGCATGGTCAACCCCTTCCAGACCATTCAACGGGAAGACGTAGGCATTACCCTCAAGATCACACCAAGAATCAACGAAGGGGATGCCGTATTTCTGGATATCGAACAGGAAGTCTCCAGCATTGCCGGTGGCGTCAGTGGTGCGGCCGACCTGATCACCAACCGCCGTGCCATCAACACCCGAGTGATTGTGGAAGATGGTGAAGTCATCGTGTTGGGCGGCCTGATCGACGAACAACTCCGGGAACAGGAGCAGCGCGTCCCGATCCTGGGCAGCATCCCGGTACTGGGCAACCTCTTCAAGAGTACCAGCACCGACTCGGAGAAACGTAATCTCATGGTCTTTCTCAAGCCCATGATTTTGCGGGGGCCGGACGATGCCCGACACTACACCGAGGCCAAATACACCCGCATGCGCGATCTCCAGGAAGGGGATACGGACCGGGTGCCTCGGGTTCACGGTGTTGAACGGCCCCGGCTGGAACCCCTGGAACAGTTCCGCCGCACCCCCCACCATGATGATGAGGGACGCACCCGTGGACGCGCCCCCCATCTCGACCTGGAAGATGAGGACGAAGCCGGCAATGGCGAGCAGTAA
- the gspC gene encoding type II secretion system protein GspC: protein MAFRLANIAQWRNPDQEQLQRLGRRLPVFVSLLLVIAIAYALADTTWKLIPLNDEAADAAPPAQSPANANGEGRGVADLDQLLAQSVFGDPDPEDDPTQELDLAEVDAPETQLNLELRGVLATEIPEMARAIIASDTDDDESYSVGDSIGSGASVRAIYRDRVILERGGELETLRLPRDDDEGLTLSQRANGDGGDQDDREVTVPDEVADLRSAIQEDPERITDVIRPTPHHVDGEMVGFRIFPGSMREAFQAMDLRAGDIVTAVDGQNLDSPAAGMQLMNDLQDASSVELTIQRGGREIQVTISLD, encoded by the coding sequence ATGGCTTTTCGACTCGCCAATATCGCGCAGTGGCGCAATCCGGACCAGGAGCAGCTTCAACGGCTGGGCCGACGGCTCCCCGTGTTCGTTTCCCTTCTCCTGGTCATCGCCATTGCCTATGCCCTGGCGGATACCACCTGGAAGCTGATCCCCCTGAATGACGAGGCCGCCGACGCCGCCCCGCCCGCCCAATCACCGGCGAACGCCAATGGAGAGGGTCGGGGTGTCGCGGATCTGGACCAGTTGCTGGCCCAGTCCGTATTCGGGGACCCGGACCCTGAGGATGATCCAACCCAGGAGCTGGACCTGGCAGAAGTGGATGCCCCGGAAACCCAACTGAACCTGGAACTGCGGGGGGTACTGGCCACCGAGATCCCGGAAATGGCGCGAGCCATCATCGCCTCTGACACAGACGATGATGAAAGCTACAGTGTTGGTGACAGTATCGGCTCAGGGGCCTCGGTACGGGCCATATACCGGGACCGGGTCATTCTGGAGCGCGGCGGTGAACTGGAAACCCTTCGCCTGCCACGGGACGATGACGAGGGCTTGACTCTGAGCCAACGCGCCAATGGGGACGGGGGCGACCAGGACGACCGCGAGGTTACCGTGCCGGATGAGGTGGCCGATCTACGCTCGGCCATTCAAGAAGACCCTGAACGCATTACCGATGTTATTCGCCCGACTCCCCATCATGTGGACGGAGAAATGGTGGGCTTTCGTATTTTTCCCGGCAGCATGCGGGAGGCTTTTCAGGCCATGGACTTGAGAGCTGGAGATATCGTCACTGCGGTCGATGGCCAGAATCTGGATTCTCCCGCAGCAGGCATGCAATTAATGAATGACCTGCAAGATGCCTCATCGGTAGAACTGACCATTCAGCGAGGTGGCCGGGAAATACAGGTCACTATCTCCCTGGACTAA
- a CDS encoding CHASE2 domain-containing protein, with protein sequence MTEAGEYRRGTRRRDKRELRWRVLISATLLGLFSAHVSGLLPIGAISHLENLAYDSRLRATMPFSVDERIVIVGVDEPSLAQEGRWPWPRERIGTLVDRLFDRYGVRSVGLDIVFAEPQDGRRVSSAGGRTHGQWRALGGWLESGEQLEQEQTPDERLAEVLRGRPVTTAMIFRDASDARSVGVLPESVMRWEDLPQGLAPEESLSFTANLPVVADAAPSGFTDNVLLDRDGHYRRVPLFRAHRGEIYPSFALQMAWTEKGGKPRTLDFEHGGGSGLFSGHGLGLGENWVPMDRQAAVNVPFRGPRFSFSYLSAAEVLNESAPEDLLEDRIVLVGAWASRLTQVYATPVAQAMPSVEVQANILSGLLEGRVLHQAQNPVLAELTTLLLVAAILTAVFFYLGGWWAAGATLLILMIYSALNVGAWVTMSLVLPYASVALFIVSLFVLHLLYSQIIEARTRSQLSTVFGQYVPRELVDELSERPQNASLEGESRHMTVLFSDIHGFSGIAEALAPRELTRLMNEFLTGMTRVIQNHRGTIDKYMGDSVMAFWGAPLDAPDHARRAVLAALDMQREMVRLNRQFGERGWPHLRLGIGINTGHMSVGNMGSEFRMAYTVMGDAVNLGSRLEGLTRQYGVGIIASQFTRNAVPEVRFMELGPVAVRGREGPVTLYEPLGLPDQLSQQEQHRAERFEKALDALRAGRDWEVEMLVETLLVDDPLRHRLYRWLLGELRGQDTAQSGEKAETEQEIAGRGESRRENGL encoded by the coding sequence ATGACAGAGGCAGGGGAGTACCGCCGTGGCACGCGCCGGCGGGACAAACGGGAGCTGCGCTGGCGGGTGCTGATTTCGGCAACCCTGCTGGGCCTGTTTTCCGCCCATGTTTCGGGGCTGCTGCCCATTGGGGCCATTTCCCATCTGGAGAACCTGGCCTATGACAGCCGGCTCCGCGCCACCATGCCCTTTTCCGTGGATGAACGAATCGTCATCGTCGGTGTGGATGAGCCCAGCCTTGCCCAGGAGGGACGCTGGCCCTGGCCGAGAGAGCGGATCGGGACCTTGGTGGATCGTCTTTTTGATCGCTACGGCGTGCGTAGCGTGGGGCTGGATATTGTTTTTGCCGAGCCCCAGGACGGTCGCCGGGTTTCCTCTGCCGGTGGCCGGACGCACGGTCAATGGCGGGCACTTGGGGGATGGCTTGAGTCTGGAGAGCAACTGGAGCAGGAGCAAACCCCGGATGAACGCTTGGCGGAGGTGCTCCGGGGGCGTCCGGTTACCACAGCCATGATCTTCCGGGATGCCAGTGATGCCCGCTCGGTGGGCGTGTTGCCGGAATCGGTCATGCGCTGGGAGGATCTGCCCCAGGGTCTGGCGCCTGAGGAATCGCTGAGTTTTACTGCCAATCTGCCCGTGGTGGCCGATGCCGCGCCCAGTGGTTTTACCGATAATGTGTTGTTGGACCGGGACGGTCATTATCGGCGAGTGCCGTTGTTTCGGGCCCATCGCGGTGAGATTTACCCGTCCTTTGCTTTACAGATGGCCTGGACGGAGAAAGGGGGCAAGCCTCGGACGCTTGATTTCGAGCACGGCGGTGGCTCTGGCTTGTTCTCGGGCCATGGTCTGGGCTTGGGCGAAAATTGGGTCCCCATGGATCGCCAAGCGGCAGTGAATGTCCCGTTTCGAGGACCTCGCTTTAGTTTTTCCTACTTGTCGGCAGCGGAAGTGCTCAATGAGAGTGCCCCGGAAGATCTGCTGGAGGATCGAATCGTTCTGGTGGGTGCCTGGGCTTCCCGTCTGACGCAGGTCTACGCGACCCCCGTCGCCCAGGCCATGCCCAGCGTGGAGGTTCAAGCGAATATTCTTTCCGGTCTGCTTGAGGGCCGGGTTTTGCACCAGGCGCAGAATCCCGTGCTTGCCGAATTGACGACGCTGTTGCTGGTAGCGGCAATTCTGACTGCGGTATTCTTCTATTTGGGTGGTTGGTGGGCCGCGGGCGCCACCTTGCTGATACTGATGATTTACAGCGCCCTCAATGTCGGGGCCTGGGTCACGATGTCACTGGTGCTTCCCTATGCTTCGGTGGCCTTATTCATCGTCAGCTTGTTCGTACTGCATCTTCTCTACAGTCAGATCATCGAAGCCAGGACACGTAGTCAACTTTCCACGGTATTCGGCCAGTACGTGCCGCGGGAGCTGGTGGATGAGCTCTCCGAGCGTCCCCAGAATGCAAGTCTGGAAGGCGAAAGCCGGCACATGACCGTGCTGTTTTCAGATATTCACGGCTTCTCCGGGATTGCCGAGGCCCTGGCGCCCCGTGAGCTGACTCGACTGATGAACGAGTTTCTCACCGGTATGACCCGGGTTATCCAGAATCACCGGGGGACCATCGACAAGTACATGGGTGACTCGGTGATGGCCTTTTGGGGGGCACCACTGGATGCGCCTGATCATGCCCGGCGAGCGGTGCTGGCCGCACTGGATATGCAGCGGGAAATGGTCCGTTTGAACCGACAGTTCGGTGAGCGTGGCTGGCCCCATCTGCGGCTGGGCATCGGCATTAACACCGGTCACATGAGCGTGGGGAATATGGGCTCCGAGTTTCGCATGGCGTACACCGTCATGGGCGATGCGGTGAACCTGGGATCCCGCCTGGAAGGCCTGACTCGTCAGTATGGGGTGGGCATCATTGCCAGCCAATTCACGCGCAATGCCGTTCCCGAGGTGCGCTTCATGGAGTTGGGGCCGGTGGCCGTGCGTGGTCGTGAAGGCCCCGTCACGCTCTATGAGCCGCTGGGATTGCCGGACCAGCTTAGTCAGCAGGAGCAGCATCGGGCCGAGCGTTTTGAAAAGGCCCTGGATGCCTTGCGGGCTGGTCGTGACTGGGAAGTGGAGATGCTGGTCGAGACCCTGTTGGTGGACGATCCGCTCAGGCACCGCCTATACCGCTGGTTGCTGGGGGAACTCCGGGGCCAAGACACCGCCCAAAGTGGAGAGAAAGCGGAAACGGAGCAGGAAATCGCGGGCCGGGGAGAAAGCCGGCGGGAAAATGGTCTATAG
- the clpS gene encoding ATP-dependent Clp protease adapter ClpS: MNEINGQKDTSPGNPGVAVEEARPEVRRPPLYKVLLLNDDFTPMDFVVEVLQKFFRMDREKATQVMLNVHTKGKGVCGVFTFEIAETKVAQVNDYAKKHQHPLLCTMEQA; the protein is encoded by the coding sequence ATGAACGAGATCAACGGACAAAAGGATACCTCGCCCGGCAATCCCGGCGTGGCAGTGGAGGAAGCTCGGCCAGAGGTGCGCCGGCCACCCCTCTACAAGGTGCTCTTGCTGAATGACGACTTCACCCCCATGGATTTCGTGGTGGAGGTTCTTCAGAAGTTTTTTCGCATGGATCGAGAAAAGGCGACCCAGGTCATGCTGAATGTACATACCAAGGGGAAAGGCGTCTGCGGTGTGTTTACCTTCGAAATTGCGGAAACCAAGGTGGCCCAGGTGAATGACTACGCCAAAAAACACCAGCATCCGCTGCTTTGCACCATGGAGCAGGCCTGA